Proteins encoded in a region of the Populus alba chromosome 13, ASM523922v2, whole genome shotgun sequence genome:
- the LOC118059378 gene encoding bark storage protein A, which yields MSRVNLAALLLLGLLLVMPQQSMQASLIDSIAEIEKSNCKVAHLRLGLVFTSDVNERALKDSGLYSPDSEDSSVDIAGRRFHSGTLNGSSIVYVKTGSASVNMATALQILLARFHIHGVIYFGNAGSLDKKTMVPGDVSVPQAVAFTGVWNWKKFGSEEKGHLVFGDFNYPENGENLLGTVEYEKINMFTPSEAPKEVFWLPITASWYEAATKALKDMKLRECYSDKCLPGKPKVVFGSKGSSSDFYVRNKAYGDFLNKNFAAKTTDTASASVALTSMSNEKLFVVIQGVSNIAGETSSNSGVSYLASYNAMLAATKFINSIPTPRLACE from the exons ATGTCTAGAGTCAATTTGGCAGCACTGCTGTTGCTTGGGCTGCTGCTGGTTATGCCACAGCAGTCCATGCAAGCGAGTTTGATAGACTCCATTGCTGAGATCGAGAAAAGCAATTGCAAAGTCGCACACCTTCGCTTAGGGCTAGTTTTTACCTCCGATGTCAACGAAAGGGCTCTGAAAGACTCCGGACTCTATAGCCCTGACAGTGAAGACTCCTCTGTTGACATTGCGGGCAGAAGGTTCCATAGCGGGACACTGAACGGTTCTTCTATTGTATATGTCAAGACAGGGAGTGCTTCA GTAAATATGGCAACAGCTTTGCAAATCCTTTTAGCTAGATTCCACATTCACGGAGTCATCTATTTTGGGAACGCTGGAAGCTTGGATAAGAAAACAATGGTTCCAGGTGATGTTTCTGTGCCGCAGGCTGTTGCCTTCACCGGAGTTTGGAACTGGAAG AAATTCGGATCGGAGGAGAAAGGTCATCTGGTATTTGGAGACTTCAATTATCCAGAGAATGGAGAGAACTTGTTGGGGACTGTAGAGTAtgagaaaattaacatgttcaCTCCAAGTGAAGCACCCAAGGAAGTTTTCTGGCTTCCCATCACCGCATCCTGGTATGAAGCTGCCACTAAAGCGCTCAAG GATATGAAGTTAAGAGAATGTTATTCTGATAAATGCCTGCCCGGAAAACCCAAAGTTGTCTTCGGATCCAAGGGTTCTTCTTCTGATTTTTACGTTCGAAACAAAGCATACGGAGACTTCCTTAACAAAAATTTTGCTGCAAAAACTACCGACACAGCAAGTGCTTCTGTAGCTTTG ACATCTATGTCAAATGAAAAGCTCTTCGTGGTGATCCAAGGTGTTTCAAATATAGCTGGTGAAACAAGTTCAAACTCAGGAGTTAGCTATTTAGCCTCCTACAACGCCATGCTTGCTGCCACCAAGTTCATTAATTCAATTCCTACGCCACGACTTGCCTGTGAGTGA